The following are encoded together in the Aciduricibacillus chroicocephali genome:
- a CDS encoding YqhG family protein, whose product MNIQAYLERYFIAHSCEVTKKTNSMLEIKLTEERDKALMNRPFYWQYVKSTGAIGKPFTLNLHTDKPQEDTHGEYIYLGSPRLQQIFNDLRQNEKLTRQFQLLKPSANTALFPWLLVNFKLIYEGKHRKEELFSLGINLVNGEMRNEMMDAVSALDFSLSIGDLCHTISPVIQPSSGFNRIEKLLQAYVDRQDHSWADHSLKSMQEEIDLLKHFIGDKENMDVFQRELAAIKSRYDPKITMDIINAGMLYLTGNALAE is encoded by the coding sequence ATGAATATCCAGGCATATCTTGAAAGGTACTTCATAGCTCATAGTTGTGAAGTTACAAAAAAAACAAACTCAATGCTTGAAATAAAACTTACTGAAGAACGTGACAAAGCACTCATGAATCGCCCTTTTTACTGGCAATATGTCAAGAGCACCGGAGCGATTGGCAAGCCATTTACGCTTAATCTGCATACAGACAAACCACAAGAAGACACACATGGGGAATATATTTATTTAGGCAGTCCGCGTCTTCAGCAAATATTTAATGACTTAAGGCAAAACGAGAAGTTGACGCGTCAATTTCAACTGTTAAAACCGAGTGCAAATACGGCTCTTTTTCCTTGGCTTCTCGTCAACTTCAAACTCATTTATGAAGGCAAACATCGGAAGGAAGAATTATTTTCTTTGGGGATCAATCTTGTAAATGGAGAAATGCGAAATGAAATGATGGATGCTGTCAGCGCCTTAGATTTCTCTTTATCCATTGGTGATCTATGTCACACAATTTCTCCGGTCATTCAGCCCTCCAGTGGTTTTAATCGAATCGAGAAACTGCTCCAAGCATATGTGGATCGGCAAGATCATAGCTGGGCTGACCATTCATTAAAATCAATGCAGGAAGAAATTGACCTGCTCAAACATTTCATTGGTGACAAGGAAAATATGGATGTTTTCCAACGGGAGCTTGCTGCGATCAAAAGTCGATACGATCCAAAAATCACAATGGACATTATCAATGCAGGAATGCTTTATCTAACCGGTAATGCGCTTGCTGAATAA
- a CDS encoding shikimate kinase: protein MERIFLIGFMGSGKSTIGHALEKCHSADFADTDHYIEKKHQRKITDIFAEEGENYFRELETEALRTVEAKIVSTGGGIIERIENISVMKARGKIVYLAASFEEISRRLEGDASRPLWKQDESGRKALFERREPLYEDAADYIVQTEGKTAEEIAECILDYMGSV, encoded by the coding sequence ATGGAAAGAATCTTTTTGATTGGATTTATGGGCAGTGGTAAAAGTACAATCGGGCATGCACTGGAAAAGTGCCATTCTGCTGATTTTGCTGATACGGATCATTACATAGAAAAAAAGCATCAACGAAAAATAACTGACATTTTTGCTGAAGAGGGCGAGAATTATTTCAGAGAATTGGAAACGGAAGCCCTGCGAACAGTTGAGGCGAAAATCGTTTCTACAGGTGGTGGCATTATAGAACGTATAGAAAATATCTCTGTCATGAAAGCAAGGGGGAAGATCGTCTACCTCGCAGCATCTTTTGAAGAAATTTCTCGACGTCTTGAAGGAGATGCGAGCCGTCCGTTATGGAAGCAGGATGAATCAGGACGTAAGGCGCTCTTTGAACGAAGAGAGCCTTTATATGAAGATGCAGCGGATTATATTGTCCAAACTGAAGGGAAAACAGCAGAAGAGATTGCTGAATGTATCCTAGATTATATGGGCAGTGTATAG
- a CDS encoding DEAD/DEAH box helicase: MHIKKDDNFKDLFLDGMAKSRDMSSWELFSLAYEAEKSSVASDFKGLRSLQHLPKITFMPHQVKAAEQAIEEMNGRAILADEVGLGKTIEAGLILKEYMVRGLVKKALILVPASLVTQWVFELREKFSIPAVAYRKNYSWEQADIIVSSMDTAKRAPHCEHIANIEYDFLLIDEAHKLKNSKTKNYEFVQTIQKKYCLLLTATPIQNELIEIFNLVSILKPGHLGSSESFMKRFGNKRSALREDAYLNKLIQKVMIRNTRHETSLNTAKRIIETVWLDFCQKGKNAYSNLEEALQEMPPFARITYLRELCSSREACLLSLDQQKHHPAIRDVMPDLITIENHPKAERLAELLKSLNGEKAIVFTEYRATQTFLQWYLKRHGISSVPFRGGFKAGKKDWMRQLFRDRAQVLIATEAAGEGINLQFCHHVINYDLPWNPMKLEQRIGRVHRYGQENDVKIFNFAIRNTIEEHIMKLLYDKLELFEKVIGELDDILADLEIDSLDQEFGQIFAESTSTGEMKIKLENLMSVIESNADVQKEA, encoded by the coding sequence ATGCACATAAAAAAGGATGACAATTTCAAAGACCTGTTTCTTGATGGCATGGCCAAGAGCCGGGATATGTCATCCTGGGAGCTATTCAGTTTGGCCTATGAAGCTGAAAAATCTTCTGTAGCATCAGATTTTAAAGGTCTCCGCTCCTTGCAGCATTTACCTAAAATCACCTTTATGCCTCATCAGGTTAAAGCTGCAGAACAAGCTATTGAAGAAATGAATGGCCGGGCAATTTTAGCAGATGAAGTTGGTTTGGGCAAAACTATTGAAGCTGGTTTAATCCTCAAAGAATATATGGTTCGCGGTCTTGTTAAAAAAGCATTGATTCTTGTGCCGGCGTCCCTCGTTACCCAATGGGTTTTCGAACTTCGGGAGAAATTCAGCATTCCGGCTGTAGCTTACAGAAAAAACTACAGCTGGGAACAGGCTGATATTATCGTTTCTTCAATGGATACTGCCAAAAGGGCCCCACATTGTGAGCATATCGCCAATATAGAATATGACTTCCTTCTTATCGACGAGGCTCACAAACTGAAAAACAGCAAAACCAAAAACTATGAATTTGTACAAACCATTCAAAAAAAATACTGCCTTCTTCTTACGGCTACGCCAATTCAAAATGAACTTATAGAAATTTTCAATCTCGTTTCCATTCTCAAACCCGGACATCTTGGAAGTAGCGAATCATTTATGAAACGGTTTGGAAATAAAAGAAGTGCATTACGTGAAGATGCCTATCTGAACAAATTGATACAAAAAGTGATGATTCGCAACACACGTCATGAAACGTCATTAAACACTGCTAAGCGTATCATCGAAACGGTGTGGCTTGATTTTTGCCAAAAAGGTAAAAATGCATATTCAAATCTTGAAGAGGCGCTTCAGGAAATGCCTCCCTTTGCCCGGATCACCTATTTGCGTGAGCTCTGTTCTTCAAGAGAAGCTTGTCTTCTTTCCCTTGATCAGCAAAAACATCATCCTGCCATTCGCGATGTAATGCCAGACTTAATAACGATTGAGAATCACCCAAAGGCAGAGCGTCTTGCAGAACTTCTGAAAAGCTTAAATGGTGAAAAGGCAATCGTATTTACAGAGTACAGAGCAACTCAAACTTTTCTACAATGGTATCTGAAGCGTCATGGCATTTCATCCGTGCCCTTTCGTGGCGGTTTCAAAGCTGGAAAGAAAGATTGGATGCGCCAATTGTTCCGTGACCGAGCTCAAGTGCTTATTGCAACCGAGGCTGCCGGAGAAGGAATCAATCTCCAGTTTTGCCATCATGTCATAAATTATGACCTTCCCTGGAACCCAATGAAGCTCGAACAGAGGATCGGACGTGTACACAGATATGGTCAGGAAAATGACGTTAAAATTTTCAACTTTGCCATTCGGAATACAATTGAAGAACATATTATGAAGCTTCTTTACGACAAACTGGAGCTGTTCGAAAAAGTGATTGGTGAACTTGATGATATCCTTGCCGACTTGGAAATCGATAGCCTTGATCAGGAGTTTGGACAGATCTTCGCTGAGTCGACCTCCACTGGTGAGATGAAAATAAAATTGGAAAACCTCATGTCAGTCATTGAGAGTAACGCGGACGTCCAAAAGGAGGCCTGA
- the comGA gene encoding competence type IV pilus ATPase ComGA, producing the protein MNDASSFAEKILEAAISQHASDIHFHPNPKSSETNIHFRIHGERQHYAVIANDQYQKLLTYYKFTSEMDIGEVRKPQNGTLEIFDPISKQPYSLRLSTLPVMRNESLAIRLLPQEKLHSLDQLFLFPSQLAKITKWMSYRSGLILFTGPTGSGKTTTMYALLEHHIKKHPYQVITLEDPIEKNIEGVLQVQLNEKAGITYQSGLKAALRHDPDIIMVGEIRDAATAKFAFEASLTGHLVLGTLHARDAVGTIKRLREMGIRQSDLEQSLICVAALDLLRLDILNDKAQRAAIMELLYDEQLRDAIWEIPLTHYLNVDFNHLRKKAFAYGFINEKIYKETEKK; encoded by the coding sequence GTGAACGATGCTTCATCATTTGCTGAAAAAATCCTCGAAGCAGCCATCTCGCAACATGCATCCGATATTCATTTCCACCCAAATCCTAAATCCTCTGAAACAAATATTCATTTTAGAATTCACGGTGAACGACAACACTACGCTGTAATCGCTAATGATCAATATCAAAAACTTCTCACATATTACAAATTTACCTCTGAAATGGATATCGGCGAAGTACGAAAGCCCCAAAACGGTACGCTCGAAATTTTTGACCCCATTTCGAAGCAACCTTACTCACTGCGTCTCTCCACTCTTCCCGTAATGCGTAATGAATCTCTCGCAATCCGCCTGCTTCCGCAAGAAAAACTTCACAGTCTCGATCAATTATTTCTTTTTCCGTCCCAGCTTGCAAAAATCACAAAATGGATGTCCTATCGATCTGGTCTAATCCTATTTACCGGACCGACAGGCAGCGGTAAGACTACTACGATGTATGCCCTTCTCGAACACCATATAAAAAAGCACCCTTATCAGGTGATTACTTTGGAAGACCCGATTGAAAAGAATATTGAAGGTGTTTTGCAAGTACAGCTGAACGAAAAAGCCGGCATAACGTACCAGTCCGGTCTCAAGGCTGCCTTACGTCATGATCCGGATATTATTATGGTAGGCGAAATCAGAGATGCAGCGACGGCAAAATTCGCTTTTGAGGCTTCATTGACCGGCCATCTCGTTCTCGGTACACTTCATGCACGTGATGCTGTAGGAACGATTAAAAGACTGCGTGAGATGGGAATTCGCCAGTCTGATTTGGAACAGTCTCTTATTTGTGTGGCTGCTTTGGATTTGCTTCGGCTAGACATCCTAAATGATAAGGCACAAAGAGCTGCAATTATGGAACTGCTCTACGATGAACAGCTCCGAGACGCCATATGGGAGATACCTCTGACTCATTATTTAAACGTCGACTTCAATCATTTGAGAAAGAAGGCTTTTGCTTATGGTTTCATCAATGAAAAGATTTATAAAGAAACGGAAAAAAAGTAG